The genomic window GCCCATTTGGACAGCAGACCTTCCCGGTTGTCGTGTTGACTGCTCACCGAAGAAACCGCATAGAAGTAAACCGTGTTGGGTTTCGCGGTGTGGTCGACGTACGGGGGATGCTGGATCGGGTTGGCAGTCAGTCGCACCATCTCCTTGCCTTCACGACGATACACGTGATACCCGGCCACTTTTTCAGTGCTCTCGGTCCATTGGACTTCCAGAGTGCCCTTGGACGGGATGACCCATACATTGGCGGGAGGAGGCGGCGGAAGGGCTTCCGGAGCTTTGACCTGGTGCGTCAGGGCGGGCTCGCCGACGATGGGCGTGTCCTCGAAGTAGAGAACGGGCGTGACCCGGTACCCGTACATGCGATCCGCCGCAATGCCCTGGTCCAGGTAGTTGTTGGCCTTGATCGGCGCAGGCGAAATGCGTTCCCAAACCTTGGTGGCCGAGAGTCGTTCCACCACGAACAGCAACTCTCCCTGCATGGGTTGTCCTTGATTATCCCTGGCGGGCGGCTTCCACTGCACGAGGATGCCCTGCGGCCCGGGCATGGCGCTCAGGCTCCTGATCTGACCGGGCGGATGGAAAACCTTGGCGATCGCCGTGTTGGACATGGTTACAGGGCGCCCGTCCTTGTCCTGAATGACAATCTGGTAACGATACGCGTGCTGCAGGGAAACCGCCGGATCCGTCCAGCTCAGTTTGCCGTCGTGAACGAGAGCGGGATCGGGATAGACCGGATCGATCATCTGGAGTTCCCTCTGCACGGTGGCCGGACAATCCAGGCAGTTTCTGTTCTCCCACAACAGTTCCGATCTCAGGATGTTGAAACGATACGGGTTTTCCTTCGAAATCTTTCGCATCTGAGGCGGGATGGTCCATGTAAGCTCGACCCCTTTGGCCCGTACCTGGACCTGAAGGTCTCGGATCTGAGGCTGTGCGTCGGTCGATTCGGGCCTGGGGAAAGTCTTTCTGCCGCAACTGCCGACCGTCAATCCAAGGATAAGGACACAAATCACACCGGCTAAACGACGAGTCTGCATGAAACGATGGACTGATGTCTTCATAAGTCGATTTCCGCTTGTTAGGATCACGAACTCAGGGACTGCTCCAAGGCATCCAGTTCGGCGCGGGCCTTCTCGATGGCCTCCACCACTCGGGTCGTCGCGGTGCCTCCGATGGAGACCCTCTGATCGATGGCGCCGGCAACCTCAAGAAACGGGAATACGTCCTGATCGATGGTCTTGTGGAATGTCTTGAGCTCCTCGACGGTGCAATCGTGCAGTTGCTTGCGGTTCTTCAGGCAGTACTGCACGATTTGACCCACAATATGATGAGCCTTACGGAACGGGACTCCCTTCTTGACAAGGTAGTCCGCAAGGTCGGTTGCGAGCGTAAAGCCTTGGATGGCCATTTCGCCCATGCGTTCCCGGTGGAATCGAATCTCGGGGATCAACCTGGAAAGGAGACGCAAGGTGCTGATGATGGTATCGGCAGTATCGAAAACCGGCTCCTTGTCTTCCTGAAGATCCCGGTTGTAGGCCAGCGGGAGCGCCTTGGTGAGGGTCAGAAGCGCCATCAGATTGCCGTAGACGCGTCCCGTCTTGCCCCGCATCAGCTCCGGCACGTCGGGGTTCTTCTTCTGGGGCATGATGCTGGAACCCGTACAGAACGCGTCACTGATCTCGATGAAGTCGAATTCGGTGCTGGACCAGAGGATGAGTTCCTCGGCCAGGCGGCTTACGTGCATCATGAGCATCGCCGACGCGGCTCCGAATTCGATCAGGTAGTCCCGGTCGCTCACCGCATCGATACTGTTTGAGGTCACCCGCGGGAAGTTCAGATATTTGGCCGTCCATTCCATGTCGATGGGAAACGTCGTGCCTGCGAGCGCCGCGCTCCCCAGGGGCAGGACATTCGTCCGGTGGAAGCACTGTTCGAACCTCTCGTCATCACGTTTGAGCATCTCGTAATAGGCCATGAGGTGGTGGGAGAGCAGAATCGGCTGAGCATGCTGCAAGTGCGTGAAGCCGGGCATCACGACGCCCAGGTTTTCTTCGGCGCAGCTCACCAGGACCTTCTGCGTCTGGAGGATCAGGCCGCGGCACTGGAGCAGCGTGTCCCGCATATAGAGCCGCACGTCCAGCGCGACTTGGTCGTTTCTGCTGCGCGCGGTGTGGAGCTTCCCTCCAACCTCGCCGATCTTGCGCATCAGCTCCTGCTCGATCGCCATATGAATGTCTTCGTTGGAGGAGCCGAGGTGCAATTTCCCGCGTTCGAGCTCTCGCCGGATCTCCCCCAGTCCCTGGACGATAAGGGAGGCGTCGTCGTGGGATATGATCTTGCATTGGGCAAGCATGCGGCAATGTGCGATGCTTCCCTCGATGTCGTACCGGTACAGTCTGTTGTCAAAATGAATGGAAGCCGTGTAATCCTCGACCTGCCTGTTGGTGGGTTGATCGAAGCGGCCTTGCCAAAGCTTCTCCGTCATATATCGATTCTCCTCGGCATCACCGATCGTCAGCGCGATTTGCCGCGGACCAGGGATTCGATCTGAAGCCTCAATCCATGTAGTCTGATGAAACCGGTTGCATCGTCCTGCCGATAGACGTCGTCTTCTTCGAAAGTGGCGAAGCTCGGCTGATACAGTGACCGGTCCGACCTGCGCCCGATCACGACACAGTTTCCCTTATAGAGTTTCAATTTTGCGGTACCGTACACGTTTTCCTGAGCGAGATCCATCGTATTTTGGAGCAGGCGCATCTCCGGGGAATACCAGAAACCGTTGTAAATCAGGCGGGAATACTGCGGGACGAGGGAATCCCTCAGGAACATCAGTTCACGGTCCATGGTGACGGATTCCACCGCATGGTGTGCCGTCCGCATGATGGTCCCGCCCGGAGTCTCATAAACGCCCCGTGATTTCATGCCGACAAAACGGCTTTCCACGAGGTCCACGCGACCGATGCCGTGCCTGCCGCCGAGCGCGTTGAGCCGGGTCAGCAGCTGAGCGGGGCTCAACCGCTCCCCGTTCACCGCCACCGGGTTGCCTCGTTCAAAATCGATTTCGACGAATTCCGGCGCGTCCGGCGCCTCTTCCGGTGCCACGCTCAACGTGAACATCGCCGGATCCGGCTCCAGCCATGGGTCTTCGAGGATGCCCCCCTCGTAGCTGATGTGCAGCATATTGCGGTCGGAGCTGTAGGGTTTCTCTTTGGTGACCGGGATCGGAATCCCGTGCCTGCGCGCGAACTCCACGAGATCGCTGCGCGACTTCAGGTCCCACTCCCGCCACGGAGCAATGATCTTGATGGCCGGATTGAGCGCGATGTAGGTGAGCTCGAACCGGACCTGGTCGTTTCCCTTGCCGGTGGCGCCGTGGCTCACGGCATCGGCGTCTTCCTCCTCCGCAATCCGGATCTGGGCTTTGGCGATCAGCGGCCGGGCGATGGATGTCCCCAACAGGTACTGACCCTCGTAAATTGCATTGGCCCGGAACGCGGGAAAAACGAAATCGCGCACGAACTCCTCGCGCAGATCGACGATACGCGCCTTGACCGCGCCCGTCGCAAGGGCCTTCGCCTCGAGGCCGTCAAGTTCCTCCGCCTGGCCGAGATCGGCGGAAAATGCGACCACCTCGCAACCGTAACTCTCGATCAGCCATTTGAGAATGATCGAGGTGTCCAAGCCGCCCGAATAAGCCAAAACCACTTTTTTCACGTCCATGAAATCGAATCGTCCTCTCTTTGTCCCTCACCGGTCCTGTCCGCGGCTATTCGATCGCTTCGCCGCGGATCGCCCCGGGAATCCTCTTACTTGCTCCCCTGTGTCGGGGCGTTGTCGCTCAAAAGCCAGTCAAGCAGCGCCATCTGGATGTGGAGCCTGTTTTCCGCCTGGTCGAAGATGGCGGAATGCGGACCCTCCATGACCGCGTTGGTGATCTCTTCGCCGCGATGCGCCGGCAGGCAGTGGAGAACGATGGCGTGAGCGGGGGCCGCCGACAGGAGTTCTTCGTTGACCTGGAACGGGCGAAAGATCGACCTGCGGGCATCGGCTTCCTCTTCCTGCCCCATGCTCGCCCACACGTCGGTGTAGATAGCGTCGGCCGACGCCACCGCCTCTTTGGGGCTCGCGGCCATGATCACCTTGCCCTTGCCCTGGGTATCGGCCCAGTCGAGAATCTCCCGGTCCGGAAGATACTGGGACGGGCAGGCCAGCGATACGGTGAAACCGAGTCTGGCCGCCGCGTTGATCCACGAGTGGGCAACGTTGTTACCGTCGCCGATCCAGGCCACGTGCAGACCCTCGAGGGTCCCCCGCTTTTCCTTGATGGTGAGCAGATCTCCCAGCACCTGACAGGGATGGGTGCGGTCCGTGAGCCCGTTGATCACCGGAATGGACGCGTAGCGGGCCAGCTCGGTCACGTCTTCCTGGGCGAAAGTCCTTATGACGATGGCATCCACGTATCGCGCCAGCACTCGGGCCGTATCCGCCAGCGGTTCCTGCCTCGAGATCTGCGTGTCCCTGGCACTCATGAAGATGCTGTGCCCACCCAAACGATAGATCGCCGCCTCGAAAGAGACCCGGGTGCGCGTGGACGGTTTCACGAAGATCAGAGCTACGACCTTGTTCCTGAGAGACTGCCGCAGATTCCCTTCGGCCAGTTCCCGCTTCATGGTCTCCGCTCTCGAGATCAGTGCGACGATTTCATCAGCGCTGAGATCCCTGATGGAAAGCAGATCGCGCTTCATTGTGTCTCCTCCGCCAAAGCATCGTCCAAAGCCTGAATGAGACGATCGATTTCCGCCCGTTCGACAACCAGTGGGGGAACGAACCTCAATACCGAGTCGTGCGTGCAGTTGATGACATAGCCCCGCTCCAGCAGCTTCGTCACCACGTTCTGTCCCGGCCTGTCCAGCTCGGCCCCCACCATCAACCCGAGGCCGCGGACTTCCCGGATCGAGGGTCTGCGCTGCTGGAGCTCCCTCAGGCGCCCCATGAGATATTCTCCCGTTTCACGAACTCTCTCGAGCAGGGAAGGCTCGGAGATGATCCTCAAGACCCGCAGTGCCACCGACGTCACCAGGGGAGTTCCCCCGAAGGTCGTGGCGTGCGTGCCGGGCACAAAGGCCTCGGCGGCCTGATTGGTGGCCAGCATCGCCCCGATGGGCAGTCCGTTGCCGAGGGCCTTGGCAAGCGTCATGATATCGGGGGTGACCCCGTAGTGCTCGTGGGCGAACAGCCTTCCGGTGCGCCCCATGCCCACCTGCACCTCGTCAAAAATCAGCAGCAGGTCATGCTTTCGGCACAGTTCCTTGAGACCCTCCAAATAGTTCGCGGGAGGCAGGTTGATCCCCCCTTCGCCCTGAATGGGTTCCACCATCACGGCGCAGGTGCGTTCCGTGATCGCGTTCTCCACCGCGGCCGGCGATCCGAAGTCGACGAAGGCAAACCCTTCCACCAGCGGCTCGAATCCCTTGTGCACCTTTTCCTGCCCGGTTGCCGAAAGGGTTGCGAGGGTACGGCCGTGAAAGGAGTCTTTCATGGTGACGATATGAAAACGGCCCTCTCCGTAGCGGTCCTTGCTGTACTTGCGCGCCAGCTTTATGGCTGCCTCGTTGGCTTCGGCTCCGCTATTGGAAAAAAATACCTTATCCGCAAAAGAAAGCCGTGTCAATTCCGCCGCCAGTTCAATCTGCGGCCGCGTGTAAAAAAGGTTGGAGACGTGAATGAGCGTATCCGCCTGCTCGCACAGCACCCGCGTCACTTCCGGGTTGCAGTGACCGAGGTTGCACACCGCGATTCCGGCCAGAAAGTCCAGGTACTCCTTATCGTTATCATCCCACAGGCGGCAGCCTTTGCCGCGCACGAAGGTCACGGGGAGTCGTGCGTAAGTGTTGAAGATGTGCTCCTGAGACAACGCCTTGTAGTCTTCCATGGGAGTGGCTCCTTTCCGGTTGTTCATGCGGGGCGACGGCGCATTCTGATGCCAACGGTTCAACGGCGTTCAACCTACGGACTGTCCGCGCCGGTAGCGCACGATTTCCGTTCCGACCCCGGCGTCGGTGAATATTTCCAGCAGGATGGCGTGCGGCACCCGGCCGTCCACGATATGAACCTTGTCGACCCCCGACTGCAGGGCGTCGATGGCGCATTGCACCTTGGGTATCATCCCGCCCTTCAAGGTCTCATCCTGAAGCGCATCGGCGGCCTCGGCCACGGTCAGGCTGGAAATGAGGTTCCCGCCTCCATCGAGCACTCCCTCGACGTCCGTCATCAGCACGAGCTTGGCGGCTTGCAGGGCGCCGGCGATGTGGCCCGCGACGAGGTCGGCGTTGATGTTGTAGGTTTCACCCTGTTCCCCGACGCCGACCGGAGCGATCACGGGGATCAGGTTGCCTCCTGCCAGGGTGTCCAGAATGCTCACGTTCACACGGTTCACTTCCCCCACGAGGCCGATATCGATGATTTCAGGCGGCTGGTCATCGCCTTTGTACCGATACACGTGGAGCTTTCGCGCTTCGATGAGATTCCCGTCCTTGCCGCTCAATCCGACGGCGTGACCGCCGTGACGGTTGATGAGCGACACGATCTCCTTGTTGATCTTTCCGGCAAGGACCATCTCCACGATGTCCATGGTGTCCGCATCGGTGACGCGCATCCCGGCGCAGAAATCGCTCTCTTTGCCGATCCTCTTGAGCATCCGGCCGATTTGAGGCCCGCCGCCATGGACCACCACGGGGTTGATCCCGATGTATTTCATCAAAACGATGTCCTTGGCGAAGCTCTCCTTGAGCTCTTCGGCCACCATCGCGTTCCCTCCGTACTTGATCACCACGGTCTTCCCGTAGAAGCGCCGGATGTAAGGCAGGGCTTCGATCAAAATGCCGGCTTTTTCGATCATCTCGTTTCATCCTGTCGATCTGGTCTGGCGTGTCCAAAGCTCATTGGGAAACCCGTCGCCCCGGGGGAGACGGGAAAAACCTGTCGGAATGAACTTTCCCTAAAGAATATAGCGGCTCAGGTCCTCGTCCTTGATGATGTCGCTCAGGGTTTCCTGAATGTATTGCCGCGTGATCGGTATCTTTTGGCCCTTCAGATCCGGCGCGTTGAATGAAATGTCGGACAGCAATTTCTCCATGATGGTATGCAGTCGTCTCGCTCCGATGTTCTCCGTTCTCGCGTTGACCTGGAAAGCGAGACCTGCGATCTCTTCGATGGCTTCATCGTCGAAAGTGAGCTCAACCTCCTCCGTGGCCAGCAGCGACTTGTATTGAACGATCAACGCGTTCTCCGGTTCCTTGAGGATGCGGACGAAATCCTCCTTCGTCAGGGAAGCGAGCTCGACCCTGATGGGGAACCGGCCCTGAAGCTCGGGAATGAGGTCCGAGGGCTTGGAAATATGAAAGGCCCCGGAGGCGATGAACAGGATATGATCGGTCTTGACCATGCCGTACTTGGTGGTGACCGTGGAGCCTTCCACAATGGGCAGCAGATCCCGCTGGACCCCTTCGCGGGACACGTCGGGTCCGCGTCCGCCGGATTCCCGCCCGGCAATCTTGTCGATTTCATCGAGGAAAATGATGCCGGAGTGCTCGACTCTCTCGATGGCGGACTTGATCACCTTGTCCATGTCGATGAGCCGCTGGGATTCCTCCTGGACCAGTATCTCGCGGGCTTCCGGGATCTTCACCTTGCGCCGCTTGGTGCGCCGGGGCAGCATGGACCCGAGCATGTCGCGCAGGTTGTAATCCATGTCCTCCATCCCGGTCCCGGCAAAGATTTCGACCATGGGGAAATTGCGGTCCGGAACGTCCAACTCGACGTAGCGGTCGTCGAGGGCGCCCTTGCGCAGTAGCTTGCGCAGCTTTTCGCGCGTGGAGTCGGCCTGGACAGCTTCTTCCCGGGCGGCCTCCCGGGGCTCGCGCGCCTCCTGCGGCTCCACCGGGACCGGCAGTTCCTGTTCCCTGGACTCCTGCTGCCGTTTGGGCGGGAGCAGGATATCGAGGAGCTTCTCTTCGGCCAATTCCTCCGCCTTGATCTTGACCGCTTCCATTTCCTCCGTCCGCACCATGCTGACCGCGAGTTCCGAGAGGTCCCTGATCATGGATTCCACATCACGGCCGACATAACCCACCTCGGTGAATTTGCTCGCCTCGATCTTGAGAAACGGCGATTGGGCCAGTCTGGCCAGGCGGCGTGCAATCTCCGTTTTCCCCACGCCGGTGGGGCCGATCATGATGATGTTCTTCGGCGCGATCTCATCCCTGAGGTGCTCGGGGACCTGCTGTCGACGCCACCTGTTGCGCAGGGCGATGGCGACCATGCGTTTGGCGTCTCGTTGCCCGATGATGTACTTGTCCAGTTCCTGAACGATTTCCGCAGGCGTCAGCGGTTTTTGCATGTTGATCAGAGCTCCTCGAAAGTGAATTCCCTGTTCGTATAGATGCAGATGGATGCGGCGATGTTCATCGCCTCTTCGGCGATCTCCCGGATGGACATCCCGGTATGCCTGATGAGCGCGCGGGCCGCCGCCAGAGCGTAAGGCGCACCCGAGCCCACCGCCGCAAGACCGTCGTCCGGTTCGATGACGTCGCCCGTGCCGCTCAGAATGAAGCAGTCGTTCCGGTCGGCGGCCACGAGCAGTGCCTCGAGGCGCCTCAACGCCCGGTCCATGCGCCAGTCCTTGGCGAGCTCGACCGCGGCGCGCTTGAGGTTTCCATTGTATTGCTCGAGCTTGCCCTCCAGCCTCTCGAACAGCGTGAACGCGTCCGCCGTTGAGCCGGAAAACCCCGTGAGAATGCGGTCGTGATACATCTTGCGGACCTTTTTCGCCTGGTGTTTTACGACCGTGTCTCCCATGGTCACCTGGCCGTCGCCCGCCATGACCACTTTGCCGTCCTTCTTGATGGCCAGCACGGTTGTCCCGTGCACAACGGTTTCACCCATGTCTTTTCAACTCTCCTCTAACAGAACTACGCCAATTCATGACCATGAACCCAATCGGCACATGTCCCGCGACCGGTAAGCCGAAGCCCGTTTACTTTCCCGACCGATCCCTGCGGCTTCTGGGGTGGGCCGCATCGTAGACCTTCATGAGCTGGTCCACGTGAACATGAGTGTAGCGTTGCGTCGTGGACAGGTTCGAGTGTCCCAGCATCTCCTGAATGGCGCGCAGATCCGCTCCCGAGTTCAACAGGTGGGTCGCGAACGTGTGCCGCAACCCGTGTGGGCTGAGATGCTGCCACAGTCCGCATCTTCGGAGCTCCATGCGGAGCAGCCGGTGCACCGAACGCGTCGTCAGTCTCCGCCCCCTGGCGTTGCGAAACAGCGCGGAACCCATGCGCCTGGCTTCCGGGAACTGGCTGTCCAGCACCCGCAGGTAGAGCTTCACGGCGTCAAGGGCCTTCCCTCCCACCGGCACGATGCGCTCTTTACTCCCTTTACCCAGGACCCGGACCATGCCCTCGTGGAAATCGACGTCGGATTCGTCCATCCCGGCAAGCTCGCTGACCCGGACTCCGGTGGAGTACATGCATTCAAAAAGCGCCCAGTTGCGGCAGCGCCGCCAGGATGCGCCGGCCCGGGCCGCTCCGGCGTTCAGCGAGTCCAGCAAATGAAACACGTCGTCGACCCCGAGGAAGGAGGGGATTTTCGTCCCCAGCTTGGGATAGGCCACAAGGGCCGCGGGATTCTCGCGGACGAGCTCGCGGTCATTGAGAAAATGGTAGAAAGAGCGCAACGTGGACAATTTCCTGGCCCGGCTGGTCTTCTTGCGGGTTTTGTGCAACGCGGCGAGATACCCCCTGATCGCATCCGCGTCGACCTGTGACAGCCTCGGATCGGCTGTGCCCGCCGTTGCGTTCATGTGTTCCCGAAATTGATCCAGGTCGCCGGCGTAAGCCCGCACCGTCTCGGCGCTCAATCCGCGCTCGTGCCGCAGGTGCGCGATGAATCGGGCCGATGCCTCCGACCAGGTCGCCTCGCTGCCGTCGGCGGAGTTATCGTCAAGAGTCCCGGGCGCCAATGTGCCCCCCCGTTTCCATCCGTCGCGCCACCCTCCTAAAAGGCTTCGGGACCCGGCCCATGCAAGGCGCCGTGGACTTTCGCCGGGAAGGGCGCGAACGGGTGCCTGAGAAAGTTTTCCGCACCGGACTTCACAAACGAAAAAAATTAAGTAGCACACGCGCCCGAAAAATTAAAGGGTAAGTCAGATCGATTCCGGATGGATGGGGGTACGGTAAGGAATTTTCTTGACTTTGGCGTCTATTTTGCCCTATCCTTCCTCCTTTGGATTTCTCTACGATTTCAGAATATTGAGATACGGTAGAGGGTTCCGGAACGTCCCGCACAGCGAATGAATGTGCCTGGTCGAATGATGCGGGGTCTACAGAAACGCGCAGGCGGCCCGGGCGTTCATTGTCAAACAGCCGTTCGGTTCAGAGCCTCTGCTTTCGATTTACCGCCAAGGGGGAGTTGTTTGCCGGTCGTGAAGCCCGGTCCCCCCCGGGGACCGCAATAATTGAAGAAAGGAAGAGATATGAAAGAGGACGTTGCAGGTGTTCGTACTTTCGCAATCATTTCCCATGGTGGTGCGGGCAAGACTTCCCTGGCCGAGGCCATGCTCTTCGATGCCGGTGTGACCACCCGGCTCGGCAAGGTGGACGACAGCACCTCGGTCATGGACTACGAACCCGAGGAGGTGAAGCGGAAGATTACGATCAGCACCGCATTCAATACCCTGACCTGGAAGAAACACCAGTTCACCATCATCGATACTCCCGGGGACTTCAATTTCATCGCGGAAACCAAGACATCCATGCAGGGTGCGGATGCCGTCCTCGTCCTGGTCGACGCCATCGACGGCGTCAGGGTCCAAACTGAAAAAGTGTGGGAATTTGCCGACGAATTCAAACAGCCGCGGATCATCTTCGTGAACAAAATGGATCGCGAGCGGGCGGACTTCGCCAAGACCGTCGCAGACATCCAGAACAACTTCGGCAAGTCGTGCGTGCCCTTGCAGATTCCCATCGGGAGCGCGGAAAGCTTCAAAGGCGTGGTCGATGTGCTCAACCGGAAGGCCTGCCTGTACGGACATGGGGACAGCGGCAAGTTCGAGGTCAAGGAAATGCCCGCCGATCTGGCCGATCAGGTGGCGCACTACCATGAAGAATTGGTCGAACGGGTCGCCGAATCCAATGACGAGCTGTTGGAGAAATATCTGGAATCCGGAGAACTGTCTCCCGAGGAAGTGAAGAACGCGCTTCGCGGCGCCGTGACTTCGGGGACTCTGGTCCCCATTGCATGCGGTTCGGGGGTTGCCAACATCGGCATTCACGGCCTGATGGACCTCATCGCGGATTGTCTGCCGTCCCCGCTGGACCGCGGACCGCGGACCGGCAAAGGGGCCCGTGGAGCCGAGGCCGATCGCGAGCCGGATCCGGCTGCGCCGTTCAGCGCACTGGTGATCAAGACCATCAGCGATCCTTACGCCGGGCGCCTGTCGGTGATGCGCGTCTTCTCGGGGAGCTTGTCGCCGGATTCGACTGTTTTCAACTCTACCAAGGAAACCAAGGAAAGATTCGGCCAGTTGCTCCGGTTGAAGGGCAAGAACCAGGAACCCATCCAGGGTTGCGGTCCCGGCGACGTCGTGGCGGTGGCCAAGCTCAAGGAGACGACCACCCAGGACACCCTGTGTTCCGAAAAGGACGTCATCAGCTTCCCTCCGGTGGAGCTCCCGCCCGCCATTTATTCGCTGGCTGTCGAGCCCAAGAGCAAGGGTGACGAGGAGAAGATTTTTTCCTCCCTTTCCCGTCTCATGGAAGAAGATCTTACGCTCAAGCTCGAAAGGAATGAGGAAACCAAGGAGATGATCCTGTCCGGGATGGGGGAAATCCATATCGAGGCCACGGTTGACAAGCTGAAGCGCAAATTCGGCGTGGAGGTCAATCTGCGCATCCCGAAGGTGACGTACAAGGAAACGATCAAGGGGAAAGCCCGCGTCCAGGGAAAATACAAGAAGCAGTCCGGAGGCCGCGGCCAGTACGGAGACTGCTGGATCGAGATGGAGCCTCTGCCCAGGGGCGAAGGCTTCCAGTTTTATGACAAGATCGTAGGCGGGGTGATCCCGAGACAGTACATCCCGGCAGTGGAAAAAGGCATCGCCGAAGCCTTGGTGGAGGGTGCTCTGGCGGGCTATCCTGTGGTCGATTTCAAGGTCGATCTGGTGGACGGCTCTTTCCACCCCGTGGACTCTTCCGAAATGGCGTTCAAAATCGCGGGGTCGATGGCGTTCAAGAAAGCCATGATGGAAGCCAAGCCGACGCTGCTCGAGCCGATTGTGTTGATGGAAATCACGGTTCCTGACGATTGTATGGGAGATATCATAGGCGACCTCAATTCCAGGCGCGGGCGAGTGCTTGGAATGGAGAGCAAGGGGAAAAAGCAGATCGTCCGCGCGAACGTGCCGCTTGCCGAAGTCCTGAAATACGCTCCCGATTTGCGATCCATGACGGCCGGCAGAGGTATGTTCACGATGAAGTTTTCTCACTATGAGGAGGTACCGGGCCAGTTGCAGGAGAAGATCGTCGAGGCGGCCAAGGCGGAAGAAAAGTAGGATGACCGTTTCCGCGCCGTTCCGGTTTTCCGCCCGAGGAAGCGACCTCTCCGGACGGGGAGGGTTTCGCGTTGGGACCGGGAGTCGCCTTCGGATGATGGTTCCCGGTGTGGATTCCCGTGCGTCGTCAGGGTTGAGAAATGGCTCAAGGTCAGACCGCCCCGGATAGGTTCTCCGGTACTGTCGAACGCGTGGCACTGGCAGACCTGATGCAGATGATCTGCCTGGCTCAAATGAGCCATGCGATCGTCGTGCAGCACGAATCGGGAACCGGAGCCATTTTCGTGCGTTCGGGCCAGGTTTGCCATGCCGTACTGGGCGGCGCTCAGGGGGAGGAACCCCTGTTCGAAATGTTGAGATGGCGGAGTGGAAAGTTCGATGCCGCCCCGTCTCAATCATCGGATACACCCGCTACGATCACCCGGGGTTGGGAATACCTGCTGATCGAAGCCATGCGATCGCGCCTCACGGGCGAAGAGGCGGCGGGCGAGAGTGCGGGTCCAGTGCTGTCGGCGGGTTTTGCCGGTCGGCTCGGCGGCGTCCAACTTTCCGATCTCGTTCAACTCGCCTGCATGTCCCGAACCGACCACGTTTATGAAGTCAAGACCGAGCCAAGAACGGGGAGAA from Syntrophobacter fumaroxidans MPOB includes these protein-coding regions:
- a CDS encoding tyrosine recombinase gives rise to the protein MAPGTLDDNSADGSEATWSEASARFIAHLRHERGLSAETVRAYAGDLDQFREHMNATAGTADPRLSQVDADAIRGYLAALHKTRKKTSRARKLSTLRSFYHFLNDRELVRENPAALVAYPKLGTKIPSFLGVDDVFHLLDSLNAGAARAGASWRRCRNWALFECMYSTGVRVSELAGMDESDVDFHEGMVRVLGKGSKERIVPVGGKALDAVKLYLRVLDSQFPEARRMGSALFRNARGRRLTTRSVHRLLRMELRRCGLWQHLSPHGLRHTFATHLLNSGADLRAIQEMLGHSNLSTTQRYTHVHVDQLMKVYDAAHPRSRRDRSGK
- the hslV gene encoding ATP-dependent protease subunit HslV encodes the protein MGETVVHGTTVLAIKKDGKVVMAGDGQVTMGDTVVKHQAKKVRKMYHDRILTGFSGSTADAFTLFERLEGKLEQYNGNLKRAAVELAKDWRMDRALRRLEALLVAADRNDCFILSGTGDVIEPDDGLAAVGSGAPYALAAARALIRHTGMSIREIAEEAMNIAASICIYTNREFTFEEL
- the fusA gene encoding elongation factor G, which translates into the protein MKEDVAGVRTFAIISHGGAGKTSLAEAMLFDAGVTTRLGKVDDSTSVMDYEPEEVKRKITISTAFNTLTWKKHQFTIIDTPGDFNFIAETKTSMQGADAVLVLVDAIDGVRVQTEKVWEFADEFKQPRIIFVNKMDRERADFAKTVADIQNNFGKSCVPLQIPIGSAESFKGVVDVLNRKACLYGHGDSGKFEVKEMPADLADQVAHYHEELVERVAESNDELLEKYLESGELSPEEVKNALRGAVTSGTLVPIACGSGVANIGIHGLMDLIADCLPSPLDRGPRTGKGARGAEADREPDPAAPFSALVIKTISDPYAGRLSVMRVFSGSLSPDSTVFNSTKETKERFGQLLRLKGKNQEPIQGCGPGDVVAVAKLKETTTQDTLCSEKDVISFPPVELPPAIYSLAVEPKSKGDEEKIFSSLSRLMEEDLTLKLERNEETKEMILSGMGEIHIEATVDKLKRKFGVEVNLRIPKVTYKETIKGKARVQGKYKKQSGGRGQYGDCWIEMEPLPRGEGFQFYDKIVGGVIPRQYIPAVEKGIAEALVEGALAGYPVVDFKVDLVDGSFHPVDSSEMAFKIAGSMAFKKAMMEAKPTLLEPIVLMEITVPDDCMGDIIGDLNSRRGRVLGMESKGKKQIVRANVPLAEVLKYAPDLRSMTAGRGMFTMKFSHYEEVPGQLQEKIVEAAKAEEK